The genomic DNA GGGACAACGGGGTAAGGCCGACCGCGCGCGGAAGGTGTGCGGATCGATGTCCAATTCCACCGCATCCGCCGGCCAGGTCTCCGGGCAGCCGGCATGGCATTGCAGGTGATGAAGCGAGCCATGGCATTCATAAACCGGTTCGGGCACGAACCCGGCGCGCTGGAAATGGCCATCCACATTGCTGGTCATGACGAAAGCGCCGAGCGGCATCGCTTCGGCCCAGCGGCGCAGGATCGCAAACCCAGCATGGGGCGGATGCTGGCGATAGAGATTCAAGCGATGGCCATAGAAGCCCCAGGCCAATTCCGGATCACTCGTGAAAGTCTCCGGAGTGGCGATGTCCATAAAGGAACGGCCCTGATAGGCGGGGTAGGCCGACCAGAAGCCTTGCGTCCCGCGAAAGGCCGGCAGGCCGGAATCGACGCCCATCCCAGCCCCGGCGCCAATGAGCAGCGCTTCGGCATCGGTCAGGTACTGGGCGGCGGTGGGGTAGTCAGGAGAACTGGAAGGGGTTCTGTTGCGTTAATTTTTTTCGAGCACGATTGGGTAACCCTTGCAGGTTATTAGGCAGCCAGTGAATAAAATTGTCCTGCGGCGGAGAGATTCGTCCCTTCGGCCATGATCATTTGGCCCTTCTTGATCATGTGCAGGAGTTCGATGCCCCGCAGGGTGGTCCGAGCAGAATGAAAGCCTTTGAACCCCAGCATGGGGCGGACGATCCGTTTAACGGCGCGATGATCTTGTTCCACTAAATTATTTAAGTACTTGTTTTGGCGAATCTCAATGGCGGCGCCCGTCTCCTCCTGGAGTGCATCCAGGGCAGCGGTGTTAGCGCCACTCTTATCGATCGTGACTTTGTCCGGAAGACCGTGCTGCCGTATCGCCTTTTTGAGAAAGCGCAGGGCGGCTTTCTTATCGCGATGCGCCGTGAACAGGAAGTCGATCGTCTGGCCGTCTCGATCAACCGCGCGGTAGAGGTACTTCCACTGGCCTTTGACCTTAATGTAGGTCTCATCCATCCGCCAACTTGTGCCCACCGGGCGCTTTTGTCCTTTGCGGAAAGCCGCTTCCAACTGCGGCGTAAACTTCTGGACCCAGCGGTAGACGCTGGAATGATCCACGTCGACACCCCGCTCCGCCAGCATCTCTTCCAGGTTCCGATAGCTCAACGGATAGGCGAGGTACCAACGGACACTCGTTAGGATGATGTCTCGTTCAAAGCGGTGGCCTCTAAAATCGATCATGCGGGTTCTCAAGTCAGGACAGGGGCCGTGTAGCTTACCGAAATCCGACCCTATCAGCTAACGCAACAGAACCGGATGTGTTGGACCTGTACGCCGAACCCGATGATCCTCAATACCCCCAAGTGTGCTTCGATGAAAGTCCGGTGCAATTGACCAGCGAAACCCGCTGTCCTCAACCCGCCCGCCCGGGTCAACCGGCGCGCTATGACTGTGAATACAAACGCGAAGGCACCGCCAATTTATTTCTATTCGTACAACCCTTGCGCGGGTGGCGTCATGTTAATGTCACGAAACAGCGCACCAAACGCGATTTTGCCCAGCAAATGCAGCAACTCGTTGATGTGTACTTTCCGAAGGCGGAGCGAATCCGGTTGGTCGTGGATAACCTCAATACCCACACTCCTGCGGCCTTGTATAGTGTCTTTTCTCCAGAGGAAGCCCGCCGGATCACCCGCAAGCTCGAATTTCATTACACCCCCAAGCATGGCAGTTGGCTCAATATGGCGGAATGTGAGTTCGCTGTTCTCGCCGGCCAGTGTTTGAATCGCCGCATTGCGAACCTCGAAACTTTGCGGAAGGAAATCGCCGCTTGGCAAGGCCCACGCAACCTACGTCAGACCAAAATCCACTGGCAGTTCGGCACCGACTTGGCCCGGGTCAAACTCAAGCGCCTCTATCCTCCCTTGAAATCTTCTGAAACCCCGGTGGACCTAGAAACCTCTGAACCTGTCAAAACTTCTGTGTCAGCCCACTAGAGACCCTGTTGGCGACGTGGCAGGGTTATGTGTGGCGTCAGGCCGTCGCCGTCCAGGTGGCCGGGCGGGCTGTCTTGTTGGGTGATCATACGCTGGTGGTCAAGGATGGGGGGCGTATGCCAGGCGTCGTGTCGTTACATGACGCTTCAGAAACCCAGCACAAGCCATCGTACTTCCGCGGGCACTGCTGGGGCGCGATCGGGGTGGTGGTTGGCGCACTCGATGCTTGTTTTTGTTTGCCTTTAGCCCTGCGCATGCATCAAGGCTTTTGCCATTTAGGTCAGGTGGAACCGACTTCACCCCAAAGGGGCGCGGACCCGAGCCTGCCCGAGCGGGTGGTGCAGATGGCCCTGACGTTGACCATCGATCAGGATGGCCCCGCATTTTTAGTCTTGGATGCCTTTTTCTCGATCGCGGGGGTCTTTCGCTTGGCCCAATCCGTTTATTCCATCGCCTTGAAGCAACCGTATTTGGTGATCGTGGCCCGGGCCAAGAAAAATTACGTCGCCTATTTTCCGGCGACCCCGAAGCCGGCCGGCCGGCCCGGACCACAACCCCGTTATGGCGAGAAAGTCCATCTGATAGAAGTTTTTGATTATCCACAAGGTTTTGACGAGGTCGAGTGTTGCGTCTATGGCCAGCGGGAACGGGTGCGGTTGATGAGCGTCCCCTTACTCTGGAAGCCCCTCGGCGACGCCCTCCTGTTCATCTTCGCGATCACCTCGCGCGGCCCTTTGGTCCTCATGTGCTCCGATCTGAGCCTCTCACCCATCACCGCGTTGGAACTCTATTGTGTCCGCACCCGCATCGAAATTCTGTTCGCGGTATTAAAGCAGCTCCTGGGCGCTTTTTGTTTTCACTTCTGGACTTCACACCTACCACGCCATGCCCGCCGTCCGACCCGGAATCGGTCGCTCAAGGCCCCGGTGATTGAGCGTCAGCCCACGGTCGCCGCCTGTTGGCAAGCCTATGAAGTCTTCGTCTTCTGCGCCGTGGTCGCCCAAGGCTTGTTGCAGCTGATCGCTCTGCGCTTTGGCCCTGAAGTCTGGCAACAACATCGGTTCTATCTGCGCACCCGTTCCCGCGACCTGCCCTCGGAGAAAACAGTCCGGCAAGTCCTCGCTCCTCAGGTGATCAAACCACTTCTCGATCTCCCACCAAACAGTCTCATCGCGCAGATCCGACACGCTTTCCAAGGTACCACGGAGGAGGAACCGGCCGACCCGCCTTCGATCGTCTGAATCCTTGCTCAAATCACTCGGTTAAATAATGTATTCTTGGCTGATTAACCTTCAGTCAGGGGCGGTCTTGTTCGACGATTAGACCGAGAACTTACGACTGAGGAGCAAGGTTATTCTGTCTTGAAAAAACAGAGAGAGGGGAAATATCGCCCTCATTTTATTTATGCACCAACGCCCATCCACGCCGTCCCGAACGGCGATGTTCCCGTTGGTCAGCGCATTGCCGCCCAGCGCAGCGAAGGTGTTGATCGGTAACACAGTGTGCGGCACTTCAGCACGTGCGGCCACCTGTGCGGCGCAGGCCAGTTCAATGCGGTGGCGCTGGCCGTAATCGAAGGTGACGGTCTCGACCGCGCCGGTGCCGAACCGCTTCAGCGCCCAGTACAGACACGTCGTGGAATCCTGCCCGCCGGATAGAACAACGAGAGCACTCTTCATCACCCACACCCTCCCCTCGGAATTTTTCTCAAACGGACTTAATGGAAATTCAACCACTTTCAGGATGTCTTCTTGCATCGGTTCCATGCCAGCAGTGACATTCAGCATGACCGGCGTTTCCTGGATCATGACCTATTCGGCGAGGCCGTGGAGCCTCTTTGTACCTTGCGCGCCATCCTGACCTGGCGAGCCAAAGGACGGTATGACTCGACTATCAAGTTTTCTTTCCTTGACAGAACTTGAAATATGGGGTTCATGCCGCGCAAGCGACCGCCCGATACTTCAATGAGGGGGTCGGTTCCAATCGACCTAAATCTCGGCCATTCATGTGCTTGGCGGAGTCGCGCAAGGGAAAGAGGTGTTTAGCGGCGGTGAGGATTTCCTCTAAGCGTTGATGGGGATTTTCCGCATGAGCGACCCCGCGCATCACCTCGATCAGCGCTTCCATCCGCGTGTGCTGTTGCAGGCTCCCCACGGTGCACGCGGGGCGCTGATGTTCCAAACGGGCTGGTTGCTCGGGGTGAAGGAGGAGGGCGTGGTCCAACAGCAGACTCAGGGTCAGGCCGCGGCTTGATCCTTCTTCGTCCCACTGTGGGGCCAACTGCCCCCATCCTTCATGTAACTTCCAGTCCTCAAGGAAAACCTCAATTAACCAACGCAAAGTATACGCTGATGCAATATCGACCGCTCGCCAACTCAGATCGCTGGCCACTAAATACCGATAATCTTCCTCGCCAGGATACTTGAGCGCGACCACAAAGCGTTTTTGCTGATGCGCGTTGACATACAGCCGCGCACTCCCCAGGATCACGGTCACCGCTTCCCCGCCTCGGAGGCGTATGGTCTGGGTCACCCCAGGATAGGTGGCAAAATAATGGGCCACCGTCATCTCCCGTTGGCGAAACCGGATTTTCTGCGTCTTCTGCAGTTGGCTGATGACTTGCGTCTGCGGCCACTGGGCCATGACCCGATTCATCCACTCCGCGCTGCCGTATAACGCATCCGCCAGCACCGCCTTCACCCGAACGGTCGGATGGTAAAACGCAAACGCCTGTAACAACTGGATGAGGAGATCCAGTTTGCTCGGATAGGCTGGGTTCGGCGCCGGCTTCGCCGGCCGCGCGGCTTTTTCACCCCCTGTTTTTTCAGGGCTTCGTCCGCGGTCTTCCACGCCGTAAGCGCGGGGTCCGGTTGATAGAACGCAAATCCGACCGCTAAACTGACCTTGGCCGTCACGAGGTAAAGCAATACCACCGTTTGACCATTAAACCAACCCCCGGTCTTTTTATCGAAAATCTTGTGCGCCGCGAAAATCCGCTTCGTCACTTTGGCGCGCGGATGATCGCTATCGTCGCCCACCAACACGCCCTCCGTGATCCCATACTTCTTCAAAATCAGTAAGATGCTGACATGAAACAGCAGCGGCCAGAGAATCTTGCTCTGCCGGAACATCCAGGATAATGCGGCTTGTTTATACCCGCCTAAGCCGACGCGTTCAAATCCTGCCCAACACACCTGATTAGAGAGCAGAATCCCGGTGAGACAAAAGCTTAGCCAGTAACGCTGAATGGTCGATAGCTTGTGGTTTGCCGCACATTCCCGAATTCCCTGATCCAATTGTTCAACAAATTCCGTGATGAACGCGAGGGGCTGGGTGAAAATCATTCGGGTCCTCCTGCACAAACCGTTGTGATAAGGTATAGCTCGATCTTATCCAACAAGGTTTGTCAACCTAAAAATCCTTGATAGTCGAGTATGATGATCTGACCGCCTTCAGCGACCCCCAGGCATTGCAGCCACTCAACGGGCAGGTTGCGCTGATCACCTGCCATCGTTCTCCATCACCCCCGGATTCCGTCGCATGATGCCGCCTTCCAGGGTTCTGTTGCGTTAGCTGATAGGGTCGGATTTCGGTAAGCTACACGGCCCCTGTCCTGACTTGAGAACCCGCATGATCGATTTTAGAGGCCACCGCTTTGAACGAGACATCATCCTAACGAGTGTCCGTTGGTACCTCGCCTATCCGTTGAGCTATCGGAACCTGGAAGAGATGCTGGCGGAGCGGGGTGTCGACGTGGATCATTCCAGCGTCTACCGCTGGGTCCAGAAGTTTACGCCGCAGTTGGAAGCGGCTTTCCGCAAAGGACAAAAGCGCCCGGTGGGCACAAGTTGGCGGATGGATGAGACCTACATTAAGGTCAAAGGCCAGTGGAAGTACCTCTACCGCGCGGTTGATCGAGACGGCCAGACGATCGACTTCCTGTTCACGGCGCATCGCGATAAGAAAGCCGCCCTGCGCTTTCTCAAAAAGGCGATACGGCAGCACGGTCTTCCGGACAAAGTCACGATCGATAAGAGTGGCGCTAACACCGCTGCCCTGGATGCACTCCAGGAGGAGACGGGCGCCGCCATTGAGATTCGCCAAAACAAGTACTTAAATAATTTAGTGGAACAAGATCATCGCGCCGTTAAACGGATCGTCCGCCCCATGCTGGGGTTCAAAGGCTTTCATTCTGCTCGGACCACCCTGCGGGGCATCGAACTCCTGCACATGATCAAGAAGGGCCAAATGATCATGGCCGAAGGGACGAATCTCTCCGCCGCAGGACAATTTTATTCACTGGCTGCCTAATAACCTGCAAGGGTTACCCAATCGTGCTCGAAAAAAATTAACGCAACAGAACCTCCCGCAGGCGTGTGCGGTGCCAGCGAGCGGAATTCCCTTGGCCACCGCCGGCAGACCGATTTTCCACAGCGAGAAACTGAAATCGCGCACCAGTCGCCGATGCTCCTCCCGCGCCGCCGGCAAGCGCGCCGGATCGTAATCCAGTTGAGGATAACGGGCATCATTAGTCTGAGCGACGACGCGATTGGCGGGATCGGAACCGTCCTCGGTTTGCAAGAAGAAACCGTAGGCGCGATGACCAAGCGCACGGGCGAACCCACGCGGCACGAACCCCGGAATCAAGGTGCTGAGCAACTCGCCATCGAAACCCAGGGGCTGAATGCTGCTGTGCGGCAACCGGTCGTTCAACAGCAACAGGGTCTTCCGCAGCAGATCAGTCTTGGGCGTGGCGGAAAAGGCTAGCACGGCGCTGAGCAAGTGGGATTTGTAGTTTCGCCCCACCGCGTCCGCGTACGGCAGCCGCTGGGCTAAACCGCTATCAGCCAAATAGCCTTGCAACAAGCGCGGCGAATGCAACGCGCCCGCCGCCAGTAACACCGTATCGGCTTGGAATTCGTCGCCTTCTTCGGCGCGAACCCCGATCAACCGCTCGGGCCGTTCGGGGTCGAAGATGAAATCGCACACTGCCTGCCCGGTCAGGATGGTGAGGTTGGGCAACTGCTGAACCCGCTCCAGTAAGGCGAGCTGGCTGTCGGCCTTCAAGTTCTTGACCGAAGCGAAAGCGTCGAAATGCGCGGCTTCTTCGCGATGTTCGACGATGCTGGAATCCAGGGCCAGCGCCAGGGGCCGGGCGTTCCAACCGGCTCCGTTGCGAGTCAGCTTGCCGACGATGGTTTGTAGATCCGGCTCCGGCTCGAATTGATGGACACCCAGCAAGCTTTCGGCCTGCTCGTAGTAGGGTTCCAGTTCCCGATACGCAATCGGCCAGGGCAAACATTGATGCGCCGGTTCGGCCTCGAACTCATGCGGCTCGAAACGCGCTAGAGCCGCGCCGTACCACTTGGTCTTGCCGCCCAGATTGAAATATTCCTCCGGCTCGAAGGTCTGGCCGTTCTTGTCGAACCAGCGCTCCTTGCTCTTGAAAATTCCTTGCCGGATCACCTTGTCCACGTCCAGGGTGCTGCCATCGCGCGGGAGCTCCCGTCCCTTCTCCAGCAGCAGAACCCGGCGACCCGCGTTCGCCAGACGGTAGGCCGCCGCCGACCCGCCCGCGCCGGAGCCGACGATGAGGACGTCATAGCATTCGTTCATATCAACCCCCCTGATCGAAGCCCGGATAAAGAGTCATACCGCCATCCACATACAGCGTGGCGCCGGTGACGTAATCGGAGGCGTCGGAGGCGAGCCATACTGTGGCGCGGGCGATGTCCTCCGGCTCCCCAACGCGACGGCAGGGAATCAGCTTCAGCAGTTCCGCCTCGGCTTCGGGCGTCATCCAGGCGGCGGTGTTGATCGGCGTCTTGATCGCGCCGGGCGAGATGGCGTTGACCCGGATGCGCTGCGGCGCGAGTTCCTGAGCCATGGTTTTCATCAACAGGCTGACGCCGCCCTTGGATGCGGCATAGTTGGCGTGTCCGGCCCACGGAATGACATCGTGGACCGAGGACATACAGATAATTTTGCCGGCGACGCGCGACAGTTCCGGCACGACGCCGCGATGGAGGAACTCGCGCACGGCGGCGCGGGAACAAAGGAACTGACCGGTCAAATTGATCGCGATGACCTGTTGCCAATCGGCCAGGCTCATTTCGACCAGCGGTGCATCTTTTTGCAGGCCGGCATTGTTGACCAGGATATCAATGCTGCCCCAGATCTTGATCATCTGGGCAAACATCGCCTCAACCTCCTCTTCCCGACTGACGTCGGCGCGCATCGCCAGCGCCTCGCCGCCAGCCGCCCGGATCTGTTCGACCACGGCCTGCGCCCGATCCGCGCCGCCGGCGTAGTTGACGACGACTTTAGCGCCAGCCTCTGCCAGCGCTTTGGCGATAGCGGCGCCAATACCGGAACTGGCGCCGGTCACCAGGGCGCGCTGGCCTTTTAGAACGGGATCGCAAGCAGGGGTTGTCGACATGGAGATTCTCCTTAAGGTAACGATTCAACGAATGATTTAAAAGGACAAGACGGTTTTAACCGCTGGGGGTCGCAACGGAAACTGCTTGGTTTTGTTGCGAACGGCCAGGCTCAGCAAGGCGGGCGATAGATCCAAGCTATACACGCCTCCCATTCTCCATTTTCCTGGATAAACTGGGGTCGCACCGGTGGCGGCAGAAACGGATAGCTGACTCATGACATCACCTCATAGCCGATAAAATACGATGAATCATCGAGTCGCCGCCCAGTCATCCAAGCTGGAAAACTCGGCAAGCGATCTCGGCTGATCGGAATTTAGCTGCGGTCATTAAACGCGTGCGCAATAACCGAAAGCCTGTTGGGGATGGAAGACTCAACAGCAGCGCTAGAATTACCCTTAGTCACTGTGTAGTCCGTCCGGTCGTTAAAACCACTGACCGTCGCCATCGTGTCGACGTGTCGAACATTTCGCGTACTTGGGGTAGTGGTGCTGGAATAAACATTGCTGATAGCATTCACATAGGAACTGCCGTGATTAAAAGGCTCCGCTAGCGTAGTCGTGCTCAGGGTCAAGCCGGAGGTCAGAATCAATAGGGTGGTGGCGATGGTTTTATTCATGGGGTAACTCCTTAAAATCAGGCTGGCTTAGGGATAACATCGTTGGTTGATTGTAATTTAGCAATGTCCATGCCAACGAAAATAATTATATTATTAATAATAATATTAATAACTTAAAAATAAATATTTCAATGACGGCCAGTTGAAGGCGCAACGGATTCCGCGATATATCGCAAGACCGCTGAATAGCGCGGTTGATGGCCATCGCTTGCGAAATGATCGTTGATACTTCAGTTTTTCGACGGAAAATAAAGGGGTTTTACAAGGAAATAGAAGCGGATAAACAGACGCGAAAACCATCGGTCGAAAACCGATGGTAGGAGAGATAAAAGCGGGGGCTGGATTGGGGAGATTTCAGGATTTAGGTTTGCGAATGTTCAGTTTTTGCATTCGAGAACGCAAGGTGCTGGGATTGAGGTCTAAAATGGCTGCTGCGCCTTGCTCGCCTTCGATCACCCAGCGCGTTCTCTCCAGCACTTTGAGGAGATAAGATCGCTCCATATTCTCGAATGAACCCAATGGTTCAGGTGTGTTTTTTGTTTCCTGATCTTCCAGACGAAGTTCCAGCGCATTATCAATTTCCAGCAAGGGACCACGGGCAAGGATGGCCGCGCGCTCGATCACGTTTTGCAGTTCCCGGATATTGCCTGGCCAGGAATAACGCAGCAGTCGCTCACAGGCCCGAGGCGATAAATCGCGGATCGATTTGTTCATTTTCCGGGCGAACTTATCCAGAAAAAAACGGGCTATTGTCTTGCTAATAGTTATCCCCACAAAAATCATGCTGGAGCTTTTTCAGGATTAGCGTATTGAGTATCAGGGAGCCTAAAAAATGATTTGACCCTTTCCTGAAATTCTTTTAGCTTTTCCAAAGCAGAATAAACGCGCGCTCTGAAATCAGCCCGGTTTTTAATTGGCTCCTTTTCCAGATGATCATTTTTGATCTCATTCCAAACCTGTTCATCCGGATTTAACTCTGGCGAGTGGGGGGGAAGAAAGAACAAGCGGATTTGTTTTCGATGCGTCTCAAGAAAGGCTTTGACTTCTTTCGAGGTATGATAAGACGCATTGTCCGTGATGACAATTAATGGGCGCTCTCGACCCTCTAATGCCTTCTCTAAAAAGGCAATGAAAACCCCACTCACTCATTTTTGAGTGGTCACTTCAAATATTAACTCGCCCGTCGCCGTAACCATCGATAAAATGTGAAACCCACCCCGGTCATCACTCACTTTAATTTCAGGCGGATGACCGACTA from Gammaproteobacteria bacterium includes the following:
- a CDS encoding IS630 family transposase; amino-acid sequence: MLDLYAEPDDPQYPQVCFDESPVQLTSETRCPQPARPGQPARYDCEYKREGTANLFLFVQPLRGWRHVNVTKQRTKRDFAQQMQQLVDVYFPKAERIRLVVDNLNTHTPAALYSVFSPEEARRITRKLEFHYTPKHGSWLNMAECEFAVLAGQCLNRRIANLETLRKEIAAWQGPRNLRQTKIHWQFGTDLARVKLKRLYPPLKSSETPVDLETSEPVKTSVSAH
- a CDS encoding IS6 family transposase, whose protein sequence is MIDFRGHRFERDIILTSVRWYLAYPLSYRNLEEMLAERGVDVDHSSVYRWVQKFTPQLEAAFRKGQKRPVGTSWRMDETYIKVKGQWKYLYRAVDRDGQTIDFLFTAHRDKKAALRFLKKAIRQHGLPDKVTIDKSGANTAALDALQEETGAAIEIRQNKYLNNLVEQDHRAVKRIVRPMLGFKGFHSARTTLRGIELLHMIKKGQMIMAEGTNLSAAGQFYSLAA
- a CDS encoding transposase: MSGVFIAFLEKALEGRERPLIVITDNASYHTSKEVKAFLETHRKQIRLFFLPPHSPELNPDEQVWNEIKNDHLEKEPIKNRADFRARVYSALEKLKEFQERVKSFFRLPDTQYANPEKAPA
- a CDS encoding NAD-dependent protein deacetylase, with product MGVDSGLPAFRGTQGFWSAYPAYQGRSFMDIATPETFTSDPELAWGFYGHRLNLYRQHPPHAGFAILRRWAEAMPLGAFVMTSNVDGHFQRAGFVPEPVYECHGSLHHLQCHAGCPETWPADAVELDIDPHTFRARSALPRCPQCSALARPNILMFYDGDWRRSRYETQHRRYKTWLRTVQDQRLVAIELGAGTTIATVRRECEYTAWRLIRINPHDTEPPTRGVLLPVGALEALTALDALNPNKSFSGSCPHPR
- a CDS encoding SDR family oxidoreductase yields the protein MSTTPACDPVLKGQRALVTGASSGIGAAIAKALAEAGAKVVVNYAGGADRAQAVVEQIRAAGGEALAMRADVSREEEVEAMFAQMIKIWGSIDILVNNAGLQKDAPLVEMSLADWQQVIAINLTGQFLCSRAAVREFLHRGVVPELSRVAGKIICMSSVHDVIPWAGHANYAASKGGVSLLMKTMAQELAPQRIRVNAISPGAIKTPINTAAWMTPEAEAELLKLIPCRRVGEPEDIARATVWLASDASDYVTGATLYVDGGMTLYPGFDQGG
- a CDS encoding 7-cyano-7-deazaguanine synthase, coding for MKSALVVLSGGQDSTTCLYWALKRFGTGAVETVTFDYGQRHRIELACAAQVAARAEVPHTVLPINTFAALGGNALTNGNIAVRDGVDGRWCINKMRAIFPLSLFFQDRITLLLSRKFSV
- a CDS encoding GMC family oxidoreductase, producing MNECYDVLIVGSGAGGSAAAYRLANAGRRVLLLEKGRELPRDGSTLDVDKVIRQGIFKSKERWFDKNGQTFEPEEYFNLGGKTKWYGAALARFEPHEFEAEPAHQCLPWPIAYRELEPYYEQAESLLGVHQFEPEPDLQTIVGKLTRNGAGWNARPLALALDSSIVEHREEAAHFDAFASVKNLKADSQLALLERVQQLPNLTILTGQAVCDFIFDPERPERLIGVRAEEGDEFQADTVLLAAGALHSPRLLQGYLADSGLAQRLPYADAVGRNYKSHLLSAVLAFSATPKTDLLRKTLLLLNDRLPHSSIQPLGFDGELLSTLIPGFVPRGFARALGHRAYGFFLQTEDGSDPANRVVAQTNDARYPQLDYDPARLPAAREEHRRLVRDFSFSLWKIGLPAVAKGIPLAGTAHACGRFCCVNFFRARLGNPCRLLGSQ